The following are from one region of the Sphaerochaeta sp. genome:
- a CDS encoding sigma-54 dependent transcriptional regulator, translated as MNVLIVDDEEDIRNSLQQYLKLDGIDGDVAENGLSAQRILREKPYDAVLVDLKMPGMDGQQLIEWLRKEGYRMPVIMMSAHGEITDAVTALKEGAQDYVVKPFDPEELVIRLKKLVEAQNLRTLVEAKSMEDGKTQSAFIGESPAIMKIKALIAKIKDTTSTVLITGESGTGKEVVAREIHANSPVSQGPFVAINIGGVPENLLESELFGYEKGAFTGAVNRKTGMFELANGGTLFLDEIGDMPLSLQVKILRVLQERRITRLGGTSAMPINARIIAATNKNLEQMVRDGQFREDLFYRLNVVRIEIPPLRERSGDIPLLAAGILARLNRQVGHKVKGFTPEALKLLCSYQFYGNVRELENILERAVIFSSGDEITPDDLELNSSVFTKEQKRTEQPVDDDQAKSLKDVEETAIIRALQRWEGNRTKAAQELGISRRTLINKIAEYGLEEL; from the coding sequence ATGAACGTATTGATCGTGGATGACGAGGAAGACATCAGGAATTCGTTGCAGCAGTACCTGAAGCTGGACGGGATCGACGGGGATGTGGCGGAGAACGGGTTGTCCGCCCAACGGATTCTCAGGGAGAAGCCGTATGACGCCGTGTTGGTTGACCTGAAGATGCCCGGCATGGACGGGCAGCAGTTGATCGAGTGGTTGCGCAAGGAAGGGTACCGGATGCCGGTGATCATGATGAGCGCCCATGGGGAGATTACCGACGCCGTCACCGCGCTGAAGGAAGGGGCCCAGGACTATGTGGTCAAACCGTTCGATCCTGAGGAACTGGTCATCCGGCTGAAGAAGCTCGTAGAGGCGCAGAACCTGAGGACCTTGGTGGAGGCGAAGAGCATGGAGGACGGGAAGACGCAAAGCGCCTTCATCGGCGAGAGCCCCGCCATCATGAAGATCAAGGCGTTGATCGCCAAGATCAAGGACACCACCTCCACCGTGTTGATCACCGGGGAGAGCGGCACCGGGAAGGAAGTGGTGGCCCGGGAGATACATGCCAACAGTCCGGTTTCCCAGGGGCCGTTCGTGGCCATCAACATCGGAGGAGTGCCGGAGAACCTGCTGGAAAGTGAGTTGTTCGGGTATGAGAAAGGAGCGTTCACCGGAGCGGTGAACCGCAAGACCGGCATGTTCGAGCTGGCCAATGGGGGCACGCTGTTCCTGGATGAGATCGGGGACATGCCGTTGTCGTTGCAGGTGAAGATTCTCAGGGTGCTGCAGGAGCGGAGGATCACCCGGCTGGGTGGTACGAGCGCCATGCCGATCAACGCGCGGATCATCGCGGCGACCAACAAGAATCTGGAGCAGATGGTCCGTGACGGGCAGTTCCGTGAGGATCTGTTCTACCGGCTCAACGTGGTCCGCATTGAGATACCACCGCTGCGGGAACGGAGCGGGGACATCCCGCTCCTGGCGGCGGGAATTCTTGCCCGGCTGAACCGGCAGGTGGGGCATAAGGTCAAAGGGTTCACCCCTGAGGCGCTGAAGCTTCTCTGTTCCTACCAGTTCTATGGAAACGTCCGGGAGTTGGAGAACATTCTGGAACGCGCCGTGATCTTCTCATCCGGGGATGAGATCACCCCGGATGACTTGGAGCTGAACAGCTCGGTGTTCACCAAGGAACAGAAACGCACCGAACAGCCGGTGGATGATGATCAGGCGAAAAGCCTGAAGGATGTGGAAGAGACGGCGATCATCCGGGCGCTCCAGCGGTGGGAGGGCAACCGGACCAAGGCCGCCCAGGAACTGGGCATTTCCCGCCGGACGTTGATCAACAAGATCGCCGAGTACGGATTGGAGGAATTATGA
- a CDS encoding ATP-binding protein: MKPTRWLMGDKTELYLVIISLVISFAILIAMVLFLSQALIEREDLKMQSEAERSFNSIYLSLQDGDAQKAQKTMEDEKVTGIGIYDSTGRRVMSLGQVPQVLDITGFSLHNGQQSIETGIINYNTTTGLIEYLRYSRLNILLDTGNLALTSSGLLTTPLDFPDVLYVVLNGTAYHRRIVGLRILGYAASIILAALLFLVLQIYLKNREYRSELSKQENLVSLGQAARTLTHEIKNPLSAITIQLALLKKTLPASHHKDLKVMESEVQRLTQLTNKVSDFLRNPLGNPTVIDLNALFGELCQTFERPVSFVAKGNERILMDPGRARSVFENLLKNAMESCQGRDPQVSVEIRDDKRGKIHILVMDRGDGIPRQDAKKIFDPFFTTKIMAVASGWPSAGSSSRRVAGI; the protein is encoded by the coding sequence GTGAAACCGACCCGTTGGCTGATGGGAGACAAGACGGAGCTGTATCTGGTCATCATTTCGCTGGTGATCTCCTTCGCCATTCTGATCGCCATGGTGTTGTTCCTCTCCCAAGCCTTGATCGAACGGGAAGACCTGAAGATGCAGAGCGAGGCGGAACGCTCGTTCAATTCCATTTATCTCTCGTTGCAGGACGGAGACGCCCAGAAAGCCCAGAAGACGATGGAGGACGAGAAGGTCACCGGCATCGGCATCTATGACAGCACCGGCCGGCGGGTGATGAGCCTTGGCCAGGTACCCCAGGTGCTGGACATCACCGGCTTCTCACTGCACAACGGACAGCAGAGCATCGAGACGGGGATCATCAACTACAACACGACGACCGGCTTGATCGAATACCTCAGATACTCACGGCTGAACATCCTGCTGGATACCGGAAACCTCGCGCTGACCTCCAGCGGACTGCTCACCACACCGTTGGATTTCCCTGATGTGTTGTACGTGGTGCTCAACGGTACGGCATACCATCGTCGGATCGTGGGGCTGCGCATCCTGGGGTATGCCGCGTCGATCATCCTGGCGGCGCTTTTGTTTCTCGTCCTGCAGATTTATTTGAAGAACCGGGAATACCGGAGTGAATTGTCCAAGCAGGAGAATCTGGTCAGTCTGGGACAGGCTGCGCGTACGCTGACCCATGAGATCAAAAACCCGTTGTCCGCCATCACCATCCAGCTCGCGCTGTTGAAGAAGACGCTTCCGGCAAGCCATCACAAAGACCTGAAGGTGATGGAGAGCGAGGTGCAGCGGCTTACCCAGCTGACCAACAAGGTCAGCGATTTCCTGCGGAACCCGTTGGGAAACCCCACCGTCATCGACCTGAACGCGCTGTTCGGGGAGCTGTGCCAGACGTTTGAGCGTCCTGTTTCGTTCGTCGCCAAGGGGAACGAACGGATTCTGATGGATCCCGGGCGTGCCCGCTCGGTGTTTGAGAACCTGCTGAAGAACGCCATGGAAAGCTGCCAGGGACGTGATCCCCAGGTGTCGGTGGAGATCCGGGATGACAAACGGGGCAAGATCCACATTCTGGTGATGGACCGCGGGGATGGGATTCCCCGTCAGGATGCCAAGAAGATCTTCGATCCGTTCTTCACCACCAAGATCATGGCAGTGGCATCGGGCTGGCCATCAGCAGGCAGTTCGTCAAGGCGCGTGGCGGGGATCTGA
- a CDS encoding efflux RND transporter periplasmic adaptor subunit has product MNNPIISPDGDTQDLLNRRKKAKAKARRRKIIVLVVILAIAAAAVFFFLRRKATTSKSATPQATEAQVYTSTYDVSIDVDGYLEANDTQSVYVRTDGTVTGVYVKVGQEVKKGDLLFSVDDTSQQYTLASIQSDIDEAKLSGNQRKLSLLNLQHEAAEKTVEYTKAYANFDGVVASVDIDTGDWFEAGTSVMTIIDRSKLKATVQIDEIDMQYVKLGMEAKLTFDALPGKTITATVSYIPMVGTYTDEGIGVKDVELTIDNPPDELSPGYTFDGTISVDGSVQLVLIPQAAISSTRGVTTVRKKQSDGTVSTVQVSVKYLGEGVSQLVSGDLAVGDTVLLTSSTTETKTTTSLMGMSGGGPGGGGGAPPSGGGGPGR; this is encoded by the coding sequence ATGAATAATCCGATCATTTCCCCCGACGGGGACACCCAGGACCTTCTCAACCGAAGAAAAAAGGCGAAAGCCAAGGCACGGCGAAGAAAAATCATCGTCCTTGTGGTCATCCTGGCCATCGCCGCGGCGGCAGTCTTTTTCTTCCTTCGCCGGAAGGCAACCACGTCCAAAAGCGCGACGCCCCAGGCAACGGAAGCCCAGGTATACACCAGCACGTACGACGTCTCCATCGACGTGGACGGATATCTGGAGGCCAACGACACCCAATCCGTGTACGTCCGTACCGACGGGACGGTCACCGGCGTGTACGTCAAGGTGGGACAGGAAGTGAAGAAAGGGGATCTGCTGTTCTCCGTGGATGACACCAGCCAGCAGTACACCCTGGCTTCCATCCAGTCGGACATTGACGAAGCGAAACTTTCCGGCAACCAACGAAAACTCTCCCTGCTGAACCTGCAGCATGAAGCTGCGGAGAAAACGGTGGAATACACCAAGGCGTACGCCAACTTCGACGGCGTGGTGGCCAGCGTGGACATCGATACCGGCGATTGGTTCGAGGCAGGCACCTCGGTGATGACGATCATCGACCGGAGCAAACTGAAAGCCACCGTCCAGATCGATGAGATCGACATGCAGTACGTGAAGCTGGGCATGGAAGCCAAACTGACGTTTGACGCGCTTCCCGGCAAAACGATCACCGCGACGGTCAGTTACATCCCGATGGTCGGCACGTACACCGACGAGGGAATCGGCGTCAAGGACGTCGAGCTGACCATCGACAACCCTCCGGATGAACTCTCTCCGGGATATACGTTCGACGGAACGATCTCGGTGGACGGCTCCGTCCAGCTGGTCTTGATCCCCCAGGCAGCCATCTCCAGCACCCGGGGCGTGACGACGGTGCGGAAAAAGCAGAGTGACGGGACAGTCTCCACCGTGCAGGTTTCGGTGAAGTACCTGGGCGAAGGGGTCAGCCAACTGGTCAGCGGCGATCTTGCCGTCGGGGATACCGTACTGCTCACCTCCTCCACGACGGAAACAAAGACCACCACGTCGTTGATGGGCATGAGTGGTGGCGGCCCGGGTGGCGGCGGTGGCGCGCCCCCGTCCGGCGGTGGAGGGCCTGGAAGATGA
- a CDS encoding ABC transporter ATP-binding protein: MNEQIIPVVRLTDVRKYYVMGDFVVKALDGVTLSIQQGEFTSIMGPSGSGKSTMMNLIGCLDTPTSGTIAITGEPTSDMDEEELADLRNRKIGFVFQQFNLLGKLSAVENVMTPLLYRGMPVAERRERAEAALERVGLKERMLHKPNELSGGQKQRVAIARALVTEPSLLLADEPTGALDSKTGLQIMEMFEGLNAEGLTVVLVTHDQTLGMRCPRQIHIKDGRLEGGSNVV, from the coding sequence ATGAACGAGCAGATCATACCCGTCGTCCGCCTGACCGATGTGCGGAAGTACTACGTCATGGGAGACTTCGTCGTCAAGGCGCTGGATGGTGTCACCCTCTCCATCCAGCAGGGGGAGTTCACCTCCATCATGGGTCCGTCCGGTTCGGGCAAATCAACGATGATGAATTTGATCGGTTGTCTGGATACGCCGACCAGCGGCACGATCGCCATCACCGGGGAACCCACCTCGGACATGGATGAAGAAGAGCTGGCAGATCTGAGGAACCGGAAGATTGGATTCGTCTTCCAGCAGTTCAACCTGTTGGGAAAGCTTTCCGCAGTGGAAAACGTCATGACGCCGCTCCTGTACCGGGGAATGCCGGTGGCCGAACGGCGGGAACGGGCGGAGGCCGCGTTGGAGCGCGTCGGGCTGAAAGAGCGGATGCTCCACAAGCCCAACGAACTGTCCGGCGGACAAAAGCAACGGGTTGCCATCGCCCGTGCGCTGGTGACCGAACCGTCTCTGCTTCTGGCCGACGAGCCAACCGGAGCGCTGGACTCCAAGACCGGACTGCAGATCATGGAGATGTTCGAAGGCCTGAACGCCGAAGGACTCACCGTCGTGCTGGTCACCCATGACCAAACCCTGGGCATGCGGTGTCCCCGGCAGATCCACATCAAGGACGGCCGCCTGGAAGGAGGATCCAATGTTGTTTGA
- a CDS encoding ABC transporter permease — MLFENLKLAFSSMLSNKLRTLLSLLGMMIGVAAVVTILTLGDSASGSITQSIASGGLNTITLYPTSGEATTKEFTDTFGVTLQREVAGLEAVLPINTASAVIRNGHESGSYTVMGVPSTYASLNNYSVGEGAFFTDLDNMNRQQVIVLGSDVADDLFPDGNAIGETVSILYQSKTRSYTVVGVMDAKDAGSTASYDTSVFIPYNTFVQRLRNPRVVTQYLINVADGYDTLEVSDQITAYLDSIVGSDGYRLFSPATLAQMSEEITGTFSSFLAAIAAISLLVGGIGIMNIMLVSVAERTREIGIRKALGASPRVIRGQFLTEAVALTLLGGLFGIVLGTILSVVITHVVGWSLSFSPAGYLVSLGFSMAIGIFFGWYPAMKAAKLNPIDALNWE, encoded by the coding sequence ATGTTGTTTGAAAACCTCAAACTTGCCTTTTCGTCCATGCTGTCCAACAAACTCAGGACGTTGCTCTCCCTTCTTGGCATGATGATCGGGGTGGCTGCCGTAGTGACCATCCTGACGCTGGGGGACAGTGCGTCGGGCAGCATCACCCAGTCCATCGCCTCCGGAGGCCTGAACACCATCACACTGTATCCTACCAGCGGGGAGGCGACCACCAAGGAGTTCACCGACACGTTCGGCGTGACCCTGCAACGGGAAGTGGCCGGTCTGGAAGCGGTGTTGCCCATCAACACGGCGTCTGCCGTAATCCGCAACGGCCATGAAAGCGGTTCGTACACCGTGATGGGAGTTCCCTCCACCTACGCGTCGCTGAACAACTACAGCGTAGGGGAAGGCGCGTTCTTCACCGATCTGGATAACATGAACCGGCAACAGGTCATCGTGCTGGGCTCCGATGTGGCGGACGACCTGTTCCCCGACGGGAACGCCATCGGAGAGACGGTGAGCATCCTGTACCAGTCCAAAACACGGAGTTACACCGTCGTCGGTGTGATGGACGCCAAGGACGCCGGTTCCACCGCATCCTACGACACCAGCGTCTTCATTCCATACAACACGTTCGTCCAACGACTGCGCAACCCCCGTGTCGTCACCCAGTATCTGATCAACGTGGCGGACGGCTACGACACCTTGGAAGTCAGTGACCAGATCACCGCGTATCTGGACAGCATCGTCGGCAGTGACGGCTATCGGCTGTTCTCCCCGGCGACGCTCGCCCAGATGTCCGAGGAGATCACCGGGACGTTCAGTTCGTTCCTGGCGGCCATCGCCGCCATCTCACTGCTCGTCGGAGGCATCGGCATCATGAACATCATGCTGGTTTCCGTGGCGGAACGGACACGGGAGATCGGCATCCGCAAGGCGCTGGGGGCATCCCCCCGGGTGATCCGCGGCCAGTTCCTCACCGAGGCGGTGGCGCTGACGCTGTTGGGCGGCCTGTTCGGCATCGTGCTGGGCACGATCCTCAGCGTGGTCATCACCCATGTCGTCGGATGGTCCCTCTCCTTCTCTCCTGCCGGCTATCTGGTGTCGCTGGGCTTTTCCATGGCCATCGGCATCTTCTTCGGCTGGTATCCGGCGATGAAGGCGGCCAAGCTCAATCCGATCGACGCGCTGAACTGGGAATGA
- a CDS encoding SDR family oxidoreductase, which produces MDAKKSYMVTGGAHRVGLAISESLLTDGARVVVTWHTDKGEAEALASRFPGQVGMVYADFSRPQTMDEVFSQAVAWFGELDGIVVSASEFSPCRFGEMTEADIRRMLDVHASSPVLLSQAFFHWLKGQGREGVVVNITDTRADAGYSSRVPYLLGKASLAKETTLLAKASAPHLRVNAVAPGCILPSGDEAYFEKMRSVLPLGRTGSPRDVVGAVRYLLDAGYVTGETIHVDGGEHLL; this is translated from the coding sequence ATGGATGCGAAAAAGAGCTATATGGTGACTGGAGGAGCCCATCGAGTTGGGCTCGCCATCAGTGAATCGCTGCTCACTGATGGGGCACGCGTCGTGGTGACGTGGCATACCGACAAAGGGGAAGCAGAGGCGCTTGCCTCCCGTTTTCCTGGCCAGGTTGGGATGGTGTACGCAGATTTTTCCCGTCCCCAGACGATGGATGAAGTGTTCTCCCAGGCGGTCGCCTGGTTCGGGGAATTGGATGGGATTGTGGTCAGCGCTTCTGAGTTCAGTCCGTGTCGCTTCGGGGAAATGACCGAAGCGGATATCCGGAGAATGCTGGATGTTCATGCTTCCAGTCCTGTATTGCTTTCCCAGGCGTTTTTTCACTGGTTGAAGGGACAGGGAAGAGAGGGTGTGGTGGTGAACATCACTGACACCCGGGCTGATGCCGGCTACAGCAGCAGGGTGCCGTACCTGCTGGGGAAAGCGTCCCTGGCCAAAGAAACGACGCTGTTGGCCAAGGCATCTGCTCCGCACCTTCGGGTCAACGCCGTCGCGCCGGGGTGCATCCTCCCTTCCGGGGATGAAGCGTACTTTGAAAAGATGCGCTCCGTGCTCCCTCTGGGACGCACCGGCTCCCCCCGGGACGTAGTGGGCGCCGTACGGTACCTGCTGGATGCCGGATACGTCACCGGGGAGACGATCCATGTCGACGGTGGCGAGCACCTTCTGTGA
- the ftsH gene encoding ATP-dependent zinc metalloprotease FtsH yields MENNQQNLSEFEKDQQHHKQPKEEPGIHLGGPDPNKRKKFTFSFWYFFIFLMLLYLINSMALQNASRRAITKIDYNQFKSLVESGTIKRVEITDEQYIGYTITKEQAQTSLQSKDTESIQDARAYSTYIVQNDSAFIPLLDSKGVEYYATAPQKPGIVSTILSYVLPFIFLIIIWRIIFSKMGGAEQGVLSFNQNKAKIVAEGDTGVRFSDVAGVDESKQELEEVVDFLKNPQRYTAMGAKIPKGVLLVGPPGTGKTLLAKAVAGEAGVPFFKMSGADFVEMFVGVGAARVRDLFKQARENSPCIIFIDEIDAIGRQRSAASIGGNDEREQTLNQLLVEMDGFDSRTGVIILAATNRPEILDPALLRPGRFDRQVLVDKPDLEGRFQILQIHTRGMKLGPDVDLHKIAQASVGLSGADLANIANEAALMAVREKREQIAQVDFEEAIEKSVAGLERKSRVMNPEERKRVAYHETGHALTAFMTKGAEPVSKISIVPRGMGALGYTLQYPTEDRFLLSQSELLGSIDTMLGGRAAEEVTFHEISTGASNDISRASDLARRMITEFGMSEKFRNITLPKTDSGIQGVGGSREYSEDTQKYIDNETARIINERYAVVKDHLEKNKKALSDIAELLLKQEVVEGNQFEEIAKKEVVLA; encoded by the coding sequence ATGGAAAACAATCAGCAAAACCTGTCTGAATTCGAAAAAGATCAGCAGCACCACAAGCAACCGAAAGAGGAGCCGGGTATCCATCTCGGTGGACCGGACCCCAACAAACGGAAGAAATTCACCTTTTCGTTCTGGTATTTCTTCATTTTCCTGATGCTGTTGTATCTGATCAACAGCATGGCTTTGCAGAATGCGTCCCGTCGCGCGATCACCAAGATTGACTACAACCAGTTCAAGTCTTTGGTGGAGAGCGGGACCATCAAGCGGGTGGAAATCACCGACGAACAGTACATCGGATACACCATCACCAAGGAACAGGCACAGACATCCCTGCAATCCAAGGATACGGAATCCATCCAGGACGCGCGCGCCTACAGCACGTACATCGTGCAAAACGACAGCGCGTTCATCCCATTGTTGGACTCCAAAGGCGTGGAATACTACGCCACGGCTCCACAGAAACCAGGAATTGTCTCCACCATCCTCTCCTATGTGCTCCCCTTCATCTTCCTGATCATCATCTGGAGGATCATCTTCTCCAAGATGGGAGGAGCGGAACAGGGAGTGCTTTCCTTCAACCAGAACAAGGCGAAGATCGTCGCCGAGGGGGATACCGGAGTACGGTTCTCCGATGTGGCCGGCGTGGATGAGAGCAAGCAGGAGCTGGAGGAAGTGGTTGACTTCCTGAAGAACCCCCAGCGGTACACCGCCATGGGGGCGAAGATACCCAAGGGCGTGTTGCTGGTCGGTCCTCCGGGAACCGGCAAGACGCTTCTTGCCAAGGCGGTAGCCGGAGAAGCCGGTGTCCCGTTCTTCAAGATGAGCGGCGCGGACTTCGTCGAGATGTTCGTCGGTGTCGGCGCGGCGCGGGTGCGGGACCTGTTCAAACAGGCCAGGGAGAACAGCCCGTGCATCATCTTCATCGATGAAATCGACGCCATCGGCAGACAGCGGAGCGCCGCGTCCATCGGTGGCAACGACGAGCGGGAACAGACGCTGAACCAGTTGCTCGTCGAAATGGACGGGTTCGATTCCCGTACCGGCGTCATCATTCTGGCCGCCACCAACCGGCCGGAGATCCTTGACCCCGCCCTGCTCAGACCGGGCCGGTTCGACCGGCAGGTGCTGGTGGACAAGCCGGATCTGGAAGGCCGTTTCCAGATCCTTCAGATCCACACCAGGGGCATGAAGCTGGGGCCGGATGTCGACCTGCACAAGATCGCCCAGGCATCCGTCGGGCTTTCCGGAGCTGACCTTGCCAACATCGCCAACGAAGCGGCTCTGATGGCCGTCCGTGAAAAGCGTGAGCAGATCGCCCAGGTGGACTTCGAGGAAGCCATTGAGAAATCGGTGGCGGGACTGGAGCGGAAGAGCCGGGTGATGAATCCCGAGGAGCGCAAACGGGTCGCCTACCACGAAACGGGGCACGCCTTGACGGCGTTCATGACCAAAGGCGCAGAACCGGTATCCAAGATCTCCATCGTTCCCCGTGGGATGGGAGCGCTGGGCTACACGCTGCAGTATCCGACGGAAGACCGGTTCCTGCTCAGCCAGAGCGAACTGTTGGGCAGCATCGATACGATGCTCGGCGGCCGTGCGGCGGAGGAAGTGACCTTCCATGAGATCTCCACCGGAGCGAGCAACGATATTTCCCGTGCTTCCGATCTTGCCCGCCGGATGATCACCGAGTTCGGCATGAGCGAGAAGTTCCGCAACATCACGCTTCCCAAGACGGACAGCGGCATCCAAGGCGTCGGCGGCAGCCGTGAGTACTCCGAGGACACGCAGAAGTACATCGACAACGAGACGGCCAGGATCATCAACGAACGGTACGCCGTGGTGAAGGACCACCTGGAAAAGAACAAGAAGGCACTGTCCGACATCGCCGAACTGCTTCTGAAGCAGGAGGTGGTGGAAGGCAACCAGTTCGAAGAAATCGCCAAGAAAGAAGTGGTATTGGCGTAA
- a CDS encoding Hsp33 family molecular chaperone HslO: protein MIKQRITDPALLDHLSHVAKDDRYFYILCDGQVRLTALSGTLMLNEMQANFHTGTLETYVLGKAYLAGALLASTVKGNDRIQLSVECGGPLGGYFVEAWACGAVRGYLKHNPIPLDKPLQNSNLSLLYGPGFLSVSKILEGDKQPYTGQVMLEYGNLAKDLALYYQQSEQTPSVFDLSVQFDPAGHVSGAGALFFQVLPGCKPEVLDQLEKVVSTLKPLGAYLETGKSMEDYVQEFLSDLKPEKVGGGIVGFSCPCDRNGFAGYLKHLPSSQREDILQHGPFPLELVCVNCGSVYTFTKDELEGLLNDPAAKEKQ, encoded by the coding sequence ATGATCAAACAACGAATCACCGACCCGGCTTTGCTGGATCATCTTTCTCATGTGGCCAAAGACGACCGCTATTTTTATATTCTCTGCGACGGACAAGTCCGCCTGACCGCTCTGAGCGGCACGTTGATGCTCAACGAAATGCAGGCGAACTTCCATACCGGTACGCTGGAGACCTACGTGTTGGGCAAGGCGTACCTGGCCGGAGCCCTGCTCGCCTCCACCGTCAAAGGCAACGACCGCATCCAGCTCAGCGTGGAATGCGGAGGGCCGCTGGGCGGCTACTTCGTCGAAGCGTGGGCCTGCGGAGCGGTGCGCGGATACCTGAAGCACAACCCCATCCCGTTGGACAAACCGCTTCAGAACAGCAATCTTTCCCTGCTGTACGGACCAGGGTTCCTCTCTGTCAGCAAGATTTTGGAAGGAGACAAACAACCCTACACCGGGCAAGTGATGCTGGAGTACGGCAACCTTGCCAAAGACTTGGCGTTGTACTACCAGCAGAGCGAACAGACCCCATCGGTGTTCGACCTGTCCGTCCAGTTCGACCCGGCAGGCCACGTCAGCGGAGCCGGAGCCCTGTTCTTCCAGGTGCTCCCCGGATGCAAACCGGAGGTGCTCGACCAGCTGGAAAAGGTGGTCTCCACCCTCAAGCCGCTGGGTGCCTACCTGGAGACGGGAAAATCCATGGAGGATTACGTACAGGAATTCCTTTCCGACCTGAAACCGGAAAAGGTGGGTGGAGGAATCGTCGGCTTCTCCTGCCCCTGCGACCGCAACGGGTTCGCCGGGTATCTGAAGCACTTGCCTTCTTCCCAACGGGAAGATATCCTGCAACACGGGCCGTTCCCGTTGGAATTGGTCTGCGTCAACTGCGGGAGCGTGTATACGTTCACCAAAGATGAACTTGAAGGGTTGCTGAATGATCCAGCGGCCAAGGAGAAACAGTAA